A segment of the Gossypium hirsutum isolate 1008001.06 chromosome D10, Gossypium_hirsutum_v2.1, whole genome shotgun sequence genome:
tagtttaATCTGTAAATTTAGTTTTAtgtactttaatttatttattttagtctttatattttttgaattagtcaattttagttttttttttactcttcaatttttaaaattttagtcctaatcAAATGGTACCAGTTGAATCTGtttagttaaattttgttattaatccTGTACTAAGTGTAAAGTTTTAGATTTAGTCTATATACTCCAATTTCATCATTCTTAgttgttatatatttttttaatttcaaaattttagtcttgatttaaataatagtcattaaatctattaactgattttttgtgaataatatgtgaaaatatcaaGCTGACATAACATCTCAATATGATAGTATGTTTGTCGCatcagattttaaaaataaaaaatttaatgactaaaatttgatcaagattgaaattttgaaatatgaaaaaatacatggaccaaaaatgatcaaattaaaatacatgaaacattatataaaaactaataatagaatttaaccaatgtcttgtacatatccctaagTAATACAACTAGCCTAACCCATTAGTTAATAATTTAATGGGCCTAAATAAACCCAATTTCGCCCAAATATTAAGCTAAAAATTTAGAATTGATCCTTTGACGGGCTTAGTAAATTAGACCCATAAAATCCAGCTTACTacaggaatttttatttttactaaatatAAAGCCGCCGTATCTTCTTCACTTGGGAAAgaaaaccctaaactctcaagCAGCCGCAGCTAGAAAAGGGTATCTGAATTTCTTTATATTAAGTTGATTGATTGTCTTTTTTAATTCTCTAATTTGGGTATCTTAAGTTGTTTtaaatattctttattttaatttttcttaccAGGTTATTGAAGTAAGAAATTTAGCAATGTCTCCAGCTAAAGGTAAGGATTTTTTTGGTTTAGTTTTAGTTTTGAGCTTTTTGGATATTGGGTTTTCTGTTAAATGAAGGCAATTTTTGTATAGAAGATTGTAAAGTTTGTTTCTTTGGTTATTTTAGATAATGTTTCATTTAAGATTATATATAGAAATGGAAAAAGTCAATTTCCTTGAAGACATTTACCATTTTAAGTTTTAGATACGAGTTCCTTTTTGAGGAAAATAATGTGAGTAAGTTGGACATGTGTTTGTGTAAGTGCTTTGGGGATGATAAGTGAAGAAAAAAATGGTTTCTTCTTTGTATCAATGAGGTGGTTCTAACAGGAAAGGGACTGCGAATATGAGGATTTAAATCCGAGTTGTGTATATGATGCCTTTTAAGGATGACTGTATGAACAGATTGGGCTAACCCCCCGTTTGTGTTCTTTGATTAGCGTGTGCAAATGTTGATTCAGGGTAATTGCTGGAATTGGAAGGTGGTTGTTTTAGTTGGATCGAAGTGGATTCTTGTGTTGAATTTGATATCTGTGCAATTTTTTCTGTTTAATGTTATGTGTCAAATGATGATTTTTCAGTTAAACTTACCAATTTGTAATTTATTCTTCTTACATTGCGATCTGGTGTTTTTAGTTAGCTCCAAGGTGTAAGCATGGTCGACCTGAGTTAGCTTTTGTAATCATTAGCCAATATAGTCTACATTACCTTTGTGCATTCGGGGTGAAATAACTAGTATATAACGCATTTTAATTATTGTGGTGCTTTtagattaatattttttaaacgtTTGGCAGTTGACAGCAAGAAAAAGGCCGATCCGAAGGCTCAAGCAGTGAAGGCTGCTAAGGCTGTGAAATCGGGTGTGACATTTAAGAAGAAGTCCAAGAAGATCAGGACAAAAGTTACCTTTCATCGGCCAAGGACTTTGAAGAAGGACCGTAACCCTAAGTATCCTCGCATCAGTGCAACACCAAGAAATAAGTTGGATCAATATCAAATTCTCAAGTATCCTTTAACTACTGAGTCTGCAATGAAGAAAATCGAGGACAACAACACCTTGGTTTTCATTGTTGACATCCGTGCTGACAAGAAGAAGATTAAAGATGCTGTGAAGAAGATGTGCGACATTCAGACAAAGAAAGTGAATAcgttgatcaggtaaatttcattATCTTAGTCGTGTATGATTGGCTTGTCATGTTTAAAATCTTCTATTGTTAGTTTTGATTACACATGCAACAGTTATGGTATTACCATAGGCCTTGGATTGAAATCTGATACATCAAGTTTAATATAGACCtatgatttattattttgaaCTGTCCCTTGTAGCCCAACTGGCTACTTGATCGTGTTGTCATGAATCCCCACGTTGTGTAATTGTTTAGTGGAATGAAAACATCTACATGGTTGTTAAACTCGTGTTATCTTTATGCAGGCCTGATGGAACCAAGAAGGCGTATGTTAGGTTGACTCCGGATTATGATGCTTTGGATGTGGCAAACAAGATTGGAATTATCTAAGCAGATCAACCAATGTCTTCCTTGATTTCAACAGTTTTGTTAGAACGATTGACTATGTTAGGACTCTTTATTTTCGTGTCTGCATTATATGTGTAAGGAACTATGTTTTTACTACTAAAAATCTGCATGGGATTTGGTTTAGGATTTTACACACGATGTCCTGAATGAATGGATTTTACTTTTTCGTTTTAATCGAGTCAAGGTTCAAGTAGTAAGAAGCTTGAGTTTATTATAAGACAAATTGTCAAAAACAGACACAAACAAAGCTAAAGCACCAATTATTGGTAAGATCACAAGACAGACAAAGACCGATACATCATAGGACTAACTAAAAACCAACCAATCTAAAACAGAGCTTCGAAATCCCATAAACCACAGGTATCACTATTGGTTTCTTTAGCGAATGTCTTTTGTTTATGTTCCTGTTATATCGTCGTACAATACTGTTATAAAGATTTTTAGGTACATGAGGGAACAAGGATATAGGCAAGGATATAGACATACTGGTACATGATAGCAGTGGACCCTGAATTTGGTGATATGACAAGAGCTGAAGATGCTAGGAGCCAAAAAAATAACATGGGTAGGGCAACGACGAGGGTGAACCAGAAGAAACCAGGAAGAATACCGATAAGGACAAAACGGGTGAGGATGAAAGAGATACAGAAGGCTGCAATATTTGGAATGAAGAACCAGAGAAACGGTGTTGTACTCAGTACTGATGCTCCTTTCAGTAGTTTGTCCACTGGTCCCATACTCGTACCTGAATGGATATCCATGGCGGCGGATGTGGTGTTGTCTTTGGTTTAGCTTCTGCCTGAAAAACTCCTCCCGGGGGA
Coding sequences within it:
- the LOC107930746 gene encoding 60S ribosomal protein L23a; translation: MSPAKVDSKKKADPKAQAVKAAKAVKSGVTFKKKSKKIRTKVTFHRPRTLKKDRNPKYPRISATPRNKLDQYQILKYPLTTESAMKKIEDNNTLVFIVDIRADKKKIKDAVKKMCDIQTKKVNTLIRPDGTKKAYVRLTPDYDALDVANKIGII